In a single window of the Acidaminococcales bacterium genome:
- a CDS encoding UbiX family flavin prenyltransferase, translating to MRVVVGITGASGAVYACALLGALNSLNIDLEIVVSEMGRRVLSYECSAGLDDLARWGAVHDNSDLFSVLASGSAKFDAMVIVPCSANTLSALANGLGGSLLLRAASVALKERRNLIVVMRETPLNLIIVENMAALIKAGALILPASPGFYTRPVEIWQLVGGIVGRIIDNLGIDHALGERWTGGEYNEP from the coding sequence ATGCGCGTGGTAGTCGGCATAACCGGGGCGAGCGGCGCTGTCTATGCCTGCGCCTTGCTTGGCGCTCTCAACAGCCTGAATATTGACCTGGAGATTGTAGTGAGCGAAATGGGACGGCGCGTGCTTTCGTATGAGTGCTCTGCCGGACTGGATGATTTAGCCCGATGGGGCGCGGTACACGACAACAGCGACCTTTTTTCGGTATTGGCCAGCGGTTCCGCAAAGTTTGACGCCATGGTGATAGTCCCCTGCTCCGCGAACACCTTAAGCGCCCTGGCCAACGGGCTCGGCGGCAGCTTGCTTTTGCGCGCGGCTTCCGTCGCGCTCAAAGAAAGGCGCAATCTTATCGTGGTGATGCGGGAAACTCCTCTAAACCTTATAATTGTTGAAAACATGGCGGCGCTGATAAAAGCCGGGGCGCTTATCCTGCCGGCGTCGCCGGGATTTTACACGCGGCCCGTAGAAATATGGCAGCTTGTGGGCGGCATAGTAGGGCGGATAATTGACAATCTCGGCATAGATCATGCTTTAGGCGAAAGGTGGACGGGCGGTGAATACAATGAGCCGTGA